CTAAAACAGTTGCATAACATCCATAATCACGATTTAACGTCTTCTTATCCACCATAATGGGATTACCAAGGTTTTTACCAAGTGATAACAAGATTTTTTCAGTCCATAACTCCACATATAACCCAGGAAAATTAACCCAAACAGTAGCATGTGAAGAACTCTCTTTATCTGGATCAAACCAAGGAAACCAATCTTGGAGCCGTAACTCTTGTTGATTAATTTTCCAGGTTTTACCATCACGAATTTTTACTTTATCTTCCTCAGATGAAAACTTTATAATAAAAAAACCTTTGTTCATAGGTGTGAACTTTACCTTACCCGGACCTAAGTTCCATTGATCTTCCAAAGATTTTGTAACCACATCAAAACTTTTAGCTTTAAGATGCAACCTTCCAATAAGACTATGATTCCAGATCGCACACCCTTCCTGAAAAAACTCCAGCGGCAATTCCATTGAAGGTTTATTATCATGAAAAATAGGGTTTGGGAGACTACCAATATCTATAGTGGTAGGTTTTAGCGTTTTTTTCCCCTTAACCATATCTGCAAAAGCGGCAGATATAAGAGACGAGTTACTATAACCCAGATCATGATTTTCCCCCATTGCAAATCATCCAAAGATGATCAAAACAATGGAGAAAAACGTGAAAAAActggaaaccctaaaaaactcaAGCAAAAAATCGACACAGCTAATtatatagtctcgtgagggtttaccagagatgtacccacaaaacctttactcaaaCTCTGAttagtcacaagtatccaaagagctatgaggacatacatattctcaacctatcgccaagtaactagaatgccaaagAAATTAAAGGTATCCGCTCAAAAGCtgaataaagaaaaggggagacacatctgctatactgctagataaagagatatccgctacacagctagataaatatTATGAGATGCATCCGCTTTATAGCTGAaaaagattaggagagagataaagatgagagggacatctgctacacagctggacaaattacgtgtgatgagttgaaccagtgttagaaagatcttgtgctagatggaaagcggactaacaaagaaaccaatatgcatctctctttgactctctcatagtgctcagtagaaacaacgtcttcttcgtcttcaactgtcgatgataaactcttgaacttcgtagaaccttgacaattaacttttctcttcggtttcttgcttgaaacttccttatagatttctaattCCTTATGTCCTTATTGAAAAAAACTAACAACAAAATTTAAATGTacattttttctaattttttttcacttttttttattatttatttatatatatatttttttcatttttcatttttcattttttttcttcattttttcattttttttaaaacacGGTAATAACAAGACTagtatttacatggccatgagacaaGGACTCTCTagcacttggatcttcgcaacttgtggtatcttggtatcatgaatttcaATAACTtacatcgtttgattttctttactctaagtcttcaactttgattttgaattttgcttttctttctattgatgcttataaaccttaaacgtcttcaactttcttcaagtTGCTTCCAAAGACTCCTCCTAGTAACCTGGATATTTCTATTGAATTTTGCTTTTCTTTCTCACATTAGTAATGTGGTGGATAAGCTTAAGGATCAGCTCACGATTTGGAATGGTAAAACTCTCTCTTTTCATGATAGAGTAGTTCTTATCAATTCAGTTCTTTCTAGCTATTCAATTCATAACATGGCAATGTATAAATGGCCAAAGAAGTTTATTCAGCAGTGTGAGAGGGTGATAAGGAATTTTCTTTAGTCGGGTGACTCgaatttatctttttcttttgtggtTGGTTATGATAAAATTTGATGTCCTTACAAAGAAGGTGGTTTGGGGATTCCTAATTTGGAAGTTCTAAacaaaattactaaggaatgctttatgcaaaccgtggctataaagttcatgagccgattcaatcgaatcgaatcatctttgtttcaattgtgtcttgtgtagttacataagatctcatagcaattgaacaactctttaactagttcatttgagataattgaactagttatgatgaagaagaaaaaggttaatatgaaatgctcatatggttaaccttttgggttactatgttgaaccaacatacacgtacacgtttgggcatggttttcacaaacccagtaaacgtctacccaagtgtgtgtgacaagctaagttttcgatctaacggttgagaaatattagcttgaatctaaatcaggttttcatctaacggtgaatatggattgttttgtaactaaggcaaaaccatgatttgaagactatataaaggagacatctagcattgtgcaaaactaatccccacacatctgtgtgatagTAGTGCGCTcgcagagtcgattctcctttaaccttggttttcttctctaaaaccaggttaacgactaaaagacttcattgggattgtgaagccagaccgatactacttttatcgtagttgtgtgatctgatcttgcatcttctatcgtacgattacaatctttgattggcttgagatcgtgagagttctccgatatgcaagataaagaagtcacaaacatcttcgtctcactgtttgtgattcctcgaaaaactgcctgtgtagtcaggaaggattgtagagaggtgattgattaatctaggctgttcttcgggaatataaattatcaattggttcttgttcaccttgatttcatatcttgttacagaacaaaacctagggtttatcagtgggagacagatttatcctttgatagacttttctgtgtgagacagatttatttattatcaagtctgcaattttgggttgcagcaactcttggttgtgggtgagatcagctaagggaatcaagtgcgcagtatcctgttgggatcagaggcgtaggagtacaactgtaccttggatcggtgggatactgattggggttcaactatagtccaatccgaagttagcttggagtagtctagtgtctgtagcggcttaatacagtgtgtattcaatctggactaggtcccgtggtttttctgcatttgcggtttcctcgttaacaaaacttctggtgtctgtgttatttcttttccgcattatattttatataattgaaataatacaggttgtgcgttcgtgatcatcaattggaaatccagcctttggttgttgattgatattgattgatccttggacattggtcttttgtaccgtccaagttattccttgtatttgataaagactcgctattgattttagcttgagtaaaaatcaaatcaagagagagatattaactccttgagatacttttatctagattgagtctgactgtctagttgattctctagcaaagtatttcggagttagtccatacaaatttctaagcgaaatattgggtggtgttattagacccccgctttttcagacatgatggcggaagaaggtcacaaccgggccctacacattACTGCAtccatcaaggattcagagttcaagagggccctcatcgacacaggagcgtattcgaatgtgattactctcaagacactcaggacgACCAACGTTCGCCCAAACAAGATCATgcgacagcctaccacgatgacagactatgaagaaaaccaaaccaacacgaataggtatgtcaatctgaatttatctgtagggccagTCCAATCAAAGGTAAAATTTGAAGTCATAGAAAATGATCcgaactaccatatgatactgggaggccatggcttcatgacaataggatcgtcccctcgacgtatcaccagtgcctgaagactatgctgaataaagaagtcatttgtattcctgcatcattgtctccctacgcaccaatatgtggagtggaattttttgaaccaagagaagctccgcgggaaggatcagacaaagttcattacaTCCCACTCCCCAtttgggcgtcaatccaggaggaggaccgacttgcatcattgaaggctAAGCCCCATGATGCATCCTTGCTGACAAGGCGTCTCAATTCTTCCTCATCATGTGAAGCCGCGACCCACGCTCACACTAAGAGAGAATGAAATTTTTtggcaagccgtgaccagaaagggaaaaccgtgtaccGACGCCGCCGTTAGCAATTAgaaggggagactgttacccagtctctccgcccaacggaatgctacaacaacgacgagacACAAGGAGAAGTGATAGATGCTCCACGACatctgcaagatggcaccaactccacaactgaagaTGCTCCACGACATCTGCAAGATgtcaccaactccacaactgatgagctcgaaatcgttaacatcgggaatgaggaatctcctaggcctatctccatcaactCAACCTTGTGTGCGGaggaacgcacgaagctcgtggaacttctcaaagaataccaggacatattcgcttggacgtatgaagaaattccCGGTTTATATGAAAAAATTGtccacccatcatctacatgccatacctggatccaagccggtcaaacaatctcccaggaaattcagacacgaggtggaagagcaaatcaagactgagattcataaGTTGCcagctgctggcttcattaaacccattcatcatccgacctggttggctaatgtggttccggtgaaaaagaaaaatggacagatcaggtgctgcgtggatttcagagacttgaacagatgctgccccaaagacgattttcctctacctaacatcgacatgctagtagattccaccagcggacacggaatgttctccttcatggatggatatagaggctacaatcagataaggatgtacgagcatgacgcaagtaaggaatcttttcgaactcctctcggaaatttttattatactgtaatgtcaTTTtgtttaaagaatgctggtgcaacgtatcaacgcgctataaCAAATTTAAGGAGTATGGTGTAAAATCAACAATTCATGGCTTTTCTTATGAAACTTTGGTGGAATATCAAATACTCTTTTAAAGCTTGGTCtcgttttttggaaacaaaatttatgTATAGAAATGACAATTTTAAGGAGTATGGTGTAAAATCAACAATTCATGCTGGAATGCGTTGGGTTTACAAGGTGGTGGATCAAAGTACTAAATTTCCTATAGGAGATGGCAGAATTACTTCACTTTATTATGATATATGGTACGGTGAAAAGAGTATTTCTGATGTTTTGAATCGGACGGACTTAGATAGGAAGGCTCGTGTGGGTGATTTGATTCAGCAAGGCTCTTGGCTGATCCCGGAGGAGCACATGTAGCATTTGCTTTTTGCAGGTGTTGACGTGAACAACCTACCTAGGCTGCATATGGGAAGTGACAGAAAAGTTTGGATGCCGGACTtcaaaggtaaattttctgttaaaTCTGCTAAGGAATTGGTGCATACTGAATACATTGCTATGGAGGGGATTAACTTGCTTTGGACTTCAGCTGTTCATCCAAATTTAACTTCTCAAAATTGGAAATTCTTAAGGGGTGCTTGCGCTACTTTAAATAAAGTTAAAAGCAGGTTCAAACATTCTTTTCCGAACAAGTGTATGGTGTGTAAATGTGACGATGAGTCTTTGGAACATGTGTTTATGGTCGTGCAACTTTGCTGTTCAGGCCTGACTTTGGATTTATGGTATGTTTGGTTTAAAACCTAACTCAAATCTAGTTATTTCTTATAAGGCAACTAAGGGTCGTAGTAGAATTATCAAGGATTTATGGCTTGTGGCGAATCTGGTGGTAAGGTCTGAATTATGGTTCATTCGTAACAAGTGTGTGTATGAAAAACAAACATCAAATTTACACTTCTTTAAACAACGTGTATTTAAGCTTATTCATGAGTACTCTTACCGGTTTAAGAGTTTCATCTACAATTCAGTTGAAGATGTCTGTATTTTGAACCTTTTTAGAGTTGCTCATAGAAAGGTGAAGCATGTGGAACTTGTTCCTTATTATTGGAAGCCTCCGGAGAGCAATGAATTACTTCTTTGTTGTGATGGGCGGATCGTGGCAACCTGGGTGTAGCAGGTGATGGAGTTGTAGAGAGAGATGCTGATTGAAATATGCTAGGAGCGATGAGCATTGGACTTGGTATTACAACCAATTATTTGGCAGAGATGTATGGCATAATTGTTGGCTTGGAGTGGGCGAGACAGTAGGGTTTTCAGCGAATTCTTACTCGTTCAGACTCTACTAGTGTGATTAAGGCTTTTGAAGAGAATTTGATTCCCTAGTTTGCGCAACAGAGATGGTTGGATGTGCGTCACTCTTATGATTCGGTCCGTTTTATTCATACTTTTCGTGAAGCTAATTTTTCAGCGGATCAAATGGCTAAAAAGGGGTGTTCTTTTGATAATGAAGTTTGAATGCATTATGTTGGGCATACAAATTTTTTGAGTACAATAGAATATCCAAATGTGGagtattttagatttaaatagcTTATGAGTTTTTTGAGGTTTTTCTGACctctttttcttgtaaactacTTGTAAATATTGTTATCATCATTAATATagttttttgacttatcaaaaaaaaaaagtacctgCAGAAAATTAGTCGTGATAAACGGGATCCTGTAAATTTGTATTTTCCACTTCAGGGTTGGTCAATTCGATAAATGGTTTCAACCGCTGACCGTTGACTTTAAAAGTCTCTCCAGTATCATGGTTCCTAACCTCAATAGCACGGTGCGGATACACGGTCTTGACATAGAAGGGGCCAATCCAGCGAGATCTAAGCTTACCAGGAAAAAGCTGAAGGAGAGAATTATACAAGAGAACTTTCTGGCCTGGTGTAAACGACTTTCGAAGAATCAATTTGTCGtaaaaaactttggttttctccttgtaaattttcGCATTTTGGTAAGAATCATTAcgaatttcttctaactcattgagctgAAGTCTACGGTTATCACCAGCAGTAGGTAGGTCAAAATTTAGCCGTTTAATGGCCCAATAAGCTCGGTGTTCTAATTCTACAGGCAAGTGGAAGGCTTTACCGAAGACAAGTCTATACGGAGACATCCCAAGTGGAGTCTTAAAAGCGGTTCGGTAAGCCCACAAAGCTTCATTAAGCGCAAAGACCAATCCTTCGGGTAGGGTTTACGGTCTTTCTAAAATTTGTTTGATCTGCCTATTAGACACTTCTACATGGCCACAAGTTTGTGGGTGGTAAGGTGTAGAAAACCTTATGGGTATGGAGTCTTCTTCATGAGCGTCTCGAAAGACCGGTTAAAAAATGGGATCCTCCATCACTAATGATTGCTCTAGGCATACCAAACGAGAGAAAATTATGTCTCTAACAAAACTGATCACAACGTGGCGATCGTTTGTCTTGGTAGCTATTGCTTCAaaccacttagacacatagtcaaaGCTAATAAGATGTAAACAGTTTCCataggaattgacaaaaggacccataaaaccTGTACCCCACACATCATATTTCTATTATTAGATAGGACTAAGTGGCATCATATTACGTCGGGTCAACTTCCTAATTTCGACATCTTTCACACTTTGACAAAATaggtgggagtccttaaacaGAGTTGGTCCAATAAAGACCGGATTGCAAAACCTGCAGCAGCTAtttcttagaactaaagtgacccccacaagctccAGAATGACAAAAAGTCAAGACACCTGGAGATTTCGTTGTCAGGTATACAACGAGATGATGATAAGAGAGTAGTACTtgaataagtatggatcatcccagaaAAAATATTTAACTAGACAAGAACCTTAACTCTATCCTGTTTAGACCATGGTCAGGCTTTGACCAGTTACCAAATTAATAACATGTCAGCAAACCAGGGAACTCAGAGATGGAAAATAATTGTCATAGGGAACGTATATAGGATTGGTATCTCATCATCTCTAGTCTCATCAAGAATACGGGAAATGGGCAGCTACTACATTTTCAACCCTTTCTTTCCGAAATATCTAGAGTAAATTCTTGGAATAACAAAACCCATCTGATCAGCTGAGGTTTTGAGTCCTTCTTGAAAGGAGATATTTGAGTGCGGCATCGATCAGAATAGACTATGACTTAGACCCTAggagatatgatctaaatttctccaaagcaaaaacaatggctaacgTAGTAGTATAGTTTAACTGggatcgtttagggtcctactagcataataaatcacactagGTGCTTTATCACGTCGTTGGCCAAGGAcacaccaaccgcataatcggacgcatcacacatgagttcaaatgggaggttccaatcgggtggttggaTGATAGGCGCAGAAGTCAATAAtaatttaagcttctcaaaagcttgAACACAGGCTTCATCAAATACAAAAGCAGTATCTTTAGCAAGTAGGTTCGATAGAGGTAAGGCAatcttgctaaagtctttgatgaaacgacgataaaatccagcatggccaaggaaagatctaacatctgttacattcttaggtggtcttaattttgaaattaggtcaaccttggctttatcaacttctattcccttagaggacaccacatgtcctaacactattccagatttaaccataaaatgacatttttcccaattaaggactaagttcttttctttacaacgttctagaactagtgtaaggtggtgcaaacattcatcgaaagaggatccaaaaccgaaaaatcatccatgaagacCTCGAGAAATCGCTCAACCATGTCCGAGAAGACACTTAGCATGCAACGTTGGAATGTTGCGGGTGCATTGCATAACCCAAAAGGCATACGCCtgtaagcaaaagtaccaaatgGACATGTGAAGGTTGTTTTCTCTCGGTCCTCTGGTGCTATAGAGATTTGGTTATAACCAGAGTATCCATCTAAGAAAAAATAATGGTTGTGTCCAGCTAATCTTTCTAACATCTGGTCGATGAATGGTAAAGGAAAGTGGTCTTTCCTAGAGGCTGAGTTCAGCTTACGGTAGTATATACATACTCTCCACCCGGTGGTAACACGGGTAGGTATCAATTTATTGTTCTCATTCGCAACTACCGTAATCCCGGACTTCTTTGGGACAACCTGGACAGGACTGACCCATTTACTATCAGAGATGgggtatatgatacctgcatctaacaacttgatCACTTCAGTGCGaacaacttccttcatatttggaTTCAAACGTCTCTGCATTTCTCTTGAGGTTTTGGCACCTTCTTTTAGGTAGATGTGGTGCATACAATCGACAGTACTAATTCCTTTCaaatctgctatagtccaccctattgCATTCTTGTGCTCACGAAGAACACTAACTAATCTACTTTCCTGATCGGGCTCTAAGTCAGAGGCAATTATGGCAGGAAGAGTATTTTCACTaccaaaaaatacatatttcagtgtatcTGGTAGCGACTTTGATTCAAGGGTGCGGGCCTTAACTGATGATGGAAGGGGTTTATCTATGGTCGGCGGAAGAGGTTCTGGTTTACGCTTCCATTTACCATAATTCATTACTGGCGTAGAAGCTAACAACGCATTAACTTCTTCAAAatgactatcctcatcatagtaggCACCAAAGTGGGCCAAGCACGCCTCTAAAGGATCGCTAACACTATTGGTGGTAAAGGTATTCTCAAATAGAGAATCAATCATCCATATAGACTCATAGCGTTCAGGATCCGGCGGGGCTTGTAACGCCTTCAAAACGTTCATCGAGATTTTCTGAttcccaaaggaaaattctactaGGCCAGTTTGACAATGTATGACTGCATTTGCAGTGGATAGAAACGGACGACCTAGGATGATTGGGATATTAATATCTTGACTAgagacaggttgagtgtctaaaatCACAAAGTCAACTGGATATATAAAGTTTTCTACCTGAACCAAAAGGTCTTCAATAATTCCACGTGGGATTTTGACTGACCTATCGGCTAACTGTAGTGTTATCCTAGTTGGTTTCATCTCACCTAGTCCAAGTTGTTCATATACCGAGAACGGTAACAGATTCACACTAGCCCCGAGATCTAATAGATCATTGTCTATCGTTTGTTTACCTATGACACATGTGACAGTAGGACAACCAGGATCTTTAAATTTGACTGGGTACTTTTGTGAGATTATGAAACTAACTTGTTGGGTCAAAAATGCTTTTTTTATGGACACTCGCGTCTCTCTTGACAATACACATCTCTTTTAGGAACTTGGCCATAGTCGGTACATGTTTTATTGCATCTAACAAGGCAGGTTGATCTTAACTTGCTTAAAGATGTCTAGGATTTCAGCATATGTACTAGGCTTTTTCTAGCGAGTCTCTGAGGAAATGGTGCACGTGGTACGTATACTCTCTCAGGGATTCCTCACTTGGACTCTTAGCACTCCCGGGCTCATTAGGGTCTTTAGACGAAGTTTGATCAACTTCAGTCTCTTTTTCAGCTGGACTCTTGTCCTTAGGTGGTTCTACCGAGTTCTCTaatgttttaccactcctaagggtgacAACTGCTTTGACATGTTCATTGTGGTTAGAACTACCTGACACATTAACCTGGTTAACTCCTTTGGGGTTCAGAGTCGGTTGGATAGGAAATCTCCCATTCTCCCTATCACTTAACCTGTTTGACAGTTGACTTATTTGAGTCTCTATGTTGACAATAGCTCGGTCACTGTTTTGTTGGTTACGTTGAATTTCATCGAACCTATGACCTAAAGTGTCAAAATTTTGTTTAGTCTCGGCATTATCTCGGACACTACCTTCAATAAAGAGTCTTAGAGTTTCCTCTAGATACAACACCTTTTGGTCGACTGGGCTCGGTTGAGGTTAGTTACTAGGAAAACCTGGTGGTGGGTTACTAGATGGGCTACCCTGATGGGCACCTTTGGACCACGGAAAATTAGGATTatgtctccaaccagggttataggtatTAGAATAGGGATCGAACTTGGTTCGACTCTCATATTTAGAGTTCATACCACCATGTAGGACACTAACCTGGTCACGAGTAGTTTCATTAGGGTAAAACAGAGGATAGTGAGGTCCAATATGACTTTGATCACCACAAATGGTACATGGATAGGTTCTGGGCTCACTGTTACAACTCATAGTCTGGTTAGACCCTTGGTTC
Above is a genomic segment from Papaver somniferum cultivar HN1 chromosome 10, ASM357369v1, whole genome shotgun sequence containing:
- the LOC113316099 gene encoding uncharacterized protein LOC113316099 — translated: MGENHDLGYSNSSLISAAFADMVKGKKTLKPTTIDIGSLPNPIFHDNKPSMELPLEFFQEGCAIWNHSLIGRLHLKAKSFDVVTKSLEDQWNLGPGKVKFTPMNKGFFIIKFSSEEDKVKIRDGKTWKINQQELRLQDWFPWFDPDKESSSHATVWVNFPGLYVELWTEKILLSLGKNLGNPIMVDKKTLNRDYGCYATVLVDIDFVKTVPDSIHVTVGGRSFEQFVELQKIPKFFSHCKIFGHVESDCRQKTKKNHHVNPTKSIQKWQPVKDKIMQGATNVHSTIFVENNPVQLR